One part of the Glycine soja cultivar W05 chromosome 11, ASM419377v2, whole genome shotgun sequence genome encodes these proteins:
- the LOC114375344 gene encoding protein RTF1 homolog yields the protein MADLENLLLEAAGRTGTAGRNRHSLPPSRRRHDGAYSDGGSDSRDDDSDDELNYASRKPSGSQVPLKKRLDPTERDDDLGSQEEADDDGRSDHDGDSSDESNIGDDLYKDEDDRRKLSEMTELQREMILSDRATKKDDKNLLGKIASKREKGKAAAPRKQSPPMSSSRMRASARSADRSAKNDALNELRAKRLKQQDPEAHRRLREASRNAGPRHFSPPKRKTFTSTSLSSSSHSESESRSHSDDEGSTGDGGIADSDDDRALAGSEGPSFQDIKEITIRRSKLAKWFMEPFFEELIVGCFVRVGIGRSKTGPIYRLCMVKNVDASEPDRQYKLENKTTYKYLNVVWGNESSAARWQMAMVSDSAPIEEEFKQWVKEVDCSGGRMPSKQDVLEKKQAIQKAITFVYSAATVKQMLQEKKSASTRPLNVAAEKDRLRRELEIAQSKHDEAEVERIKTRLQELEASRQAKQKDAKALKLAEMNRKNRFENFKNASELKPVNIGLKAGEAGYDPFSRRWTRSRNYYAAKPGEKAAAGNNIVNGNVAGAGSNATGAPVTAEAGMVATAAALEAAAGAGKLVDTSAPVDQGTESNMLHNFELPISLALLQKYGGAPGAQAGFMARKQRIESTVGFRVSENDGRRHALTLTVSDYKRRRGLL from the coding sequence ATGGCCGATTTGGAGAATTTGCTTTTGGAGGCTGCGGGGAGAACTGGTACAGCTGGTAGAAATCGTCATTCTCTTCCACCTTCAAGGAGACGACATGATGGCGCCTATTCAGATGGTGGGAGTGATTCTAGGGATGACGATTCAGATGACGAACTCAATTATGCAAGCAGAAAGCCCTCTGGATCACAAGTTCCTCTGAAGAAAAGACTAGATCCAACAGAAAGAGATGATGATTTAGGCAGTCAGGAAGAAGCAGATGATGATGGTCGCAGCGATCATGATGGTGATAGCAGTGATGAATCAAATATTGGCGATGATCTCTACAAGGATGAGGATGACAGGCGAAAGCTTTCTGAGATGACTGAACTTCAAAGAGAGATGATCTTATCGGACAGGGCTACAAAAAAGGATGATAAAAATTTGTTGGGAAAGATAGCATCAAAGCGTGAGAAAGGAAAGGCAGCAGCACCCAGAAAACAGTCTCCCCCCATGTCGTCATCGCGCATGCGTGCATCAGCCAGATCTGCTGACAGGTCAGCCAAGAATGATGCGTTAAATGAATTGCGTGCAAAGCGATTGAAACAGCAAGATCCGGAAGCTCACCGGAGACTGAGAGAGGCATCAAGAAATGCAGGGCCCCGGCATTTTTCTCCGCCAAAGCGCAAAACGTTCACATCAACAAGTCTCAGTAGTTCAAGTCATAGTGAGAGTGAAAGTAGGTCCCATAGTGACGATGAAGGGTCAACTGGGGATGGAGGAATTGCTGACAGTGATGATGACAGGGCACTAGCTGGGTCTGAGGGTCCATCATTTCAGGATATAAAGGAAATAACTATTCGCAGATCAAAACTTGCCAAATGGTTTATGGAGCCTTTCTTTGAGGAGTTAATAGTTGGTTGCTTTGTAAGAGTGGGAATTGGTAGATCAAAAACTGGACCAATCTACCGACTCTGCATGGTGAAAAATGTTGATGCTTCAGAACCTGATCGACagtataaattagaaaataaaactacCTACAAGTATTTGAATGTTGTTTGGGGAAATGAAAGTTCTGCTGCTAGGTGGCAAATGGCTATGGTTAGTGACTCTGCTCCAATTGAAGAGGAGTTCAAACAGTGGGTTAAGGAAGTAGATTGCAGTGGCGGCCGGATGCCAAGTAAACAAGACGTGCTAGAAAAAAAGCAAGCTATCCAAAAAGCCATCACATTTGTCTACTCAGCGGCTACTGTGAAGCAGATGTTACAAGAGAAAAAGTCTGCCTCAACAAGGCCACTGAATGTTGCTGCTGAGAAGGATCGGCTGAGGAGGGAATTGGAAATAGCACAAAGTAAGCATGATGAGGCAGAAGTGGAGAGGATCAAGACAAGACTGCAAGAATTAGAGGCATCGAGACAAGCAAAGCAGAAGGATGCCAAGGCATTGAAACTGGCTGagatgaatagaaaaaacaggTTTGAGAACTTCAAGAATGCTTCTGAATTGAAGCCAGTGAATATAGGTTTGAAAGCAGGGGAGGCAGGTTATGATCCATTTTCAAGGAGATGGACTAGATCAAGGAATTACTATGCTGCAAAACCTGGTGAAAAGGCTGCAGCTGGAAATAATATTGTCAATGGCAATGTGGCTGGTGCTGGCAGCAATGCAACAGGAGCACCAGTGACAGCCGAGGCTGGCATGGTGGCTACCGCTGCTGCCTTGGAAGCTGCTGCTGGTGCTGGGAAGTTGGTGGATACAAGTGCTCCTGTGGATCAAGGGACAGAGTCAAATATGCTGCACAATTTCGAGCTGCCAATTTCATTAGCATTACTTCAAAAGTATGGTGGGGCTCCAGGAGCTCAGGCAGGATTTATggcaagaaaacaaagaatagAATCAACAGTTGGATTTAGAGTCTCTGAAAATGATGGTAGGAGGCATGCGTTGACGCTGACAGTCAGTGATTACAAAAGAAGAAGAGGGCTTCTTTGA